The DNA region GCGTCCCCTGCGTTTGCCCAGGAGGGAACGACCTCGGCCCCCGCAACGACGCCGCCCCCGGCCACGGCCGACAAGCCGGCCGACAACATGGAGATGCTCCGGGACAAGCTGCGCGCCGACAAGAAGCTGATCGTCGCCGAGGCGATGAAGCTCACGGAGAAGGAAGGCGCCGCGTTCTGGCCGGTCTACGAGACCTACCAGAAGGAGCTCACCGCCCTGAACGACCGGACGATGAAGCTCATCAAGGACTACGCGACGAGCTACGGGGCGATGACCGATCCCGCCGCGAAGGGGATCATGGATTCGTTCCTCGCGATCGAGAAGGATCGGATCCAGCTCATGACGAGCTACACGCCCAAGTTCCGGAAGGTGCTGCCCGAGGTGAAGGTCGCCCGCTACTACCAGGTCGAGAACAAGATCCGCGCGGTGGTGAACTACGAGCTGGCGCAGGAGATTCCGCTGGCAAACTAGCGAGCCGCGACAGGCGGCCGGGCCGGATCGGCCGCCGCCACCAGGCCGCATCGCAAACGACGAGGGCCGGCGCGCATCCATCGCGCGACCGGCCCTCGTCTCTTTTCTTCGGCGCCGCCCGGCGCCGGGAGATCAATCGCTTCCGAGCTTGTACGTGAGGCCCGCTGCGAACTCGCCCTGATCCAGATAGTCCGGATCGGACACCTGGTAGCAGTAGAACGGATCGCACCACACACCGCCGTAATCCTCATCGAGGTACGTCGGGTTGTACTTGCCCTGGATCTTGAGCCCGATCTTCTCGCTCGCCTCGATCTTCACGCCCGCGCCGATCGAGAACGAGAAGCGCGACTCGGTGTCGAAGTCGCCGGACGGATTGAAGAACGTCGCGCCGAGGCCGAGCAGGAAGTAGGGACGGGTCGTGCTGCCATAGCCGATCTTCTCGAAGAGGAAGTTGCCGTGGAGCTGGGCGACCTGGAGCTCAAAGGCCCTCTCGGCGCTCGGGTTGATGTTGTCGCCATTGATGCTGAGTTCGGTCTCTTGCTGCATGTACGAAGCCTCGAACGTGAAACCGGGGCTCGCCGAGAAGCCGAGCTGGCCGCCCCAGGTGAGGCCGCCCTCGATCTTCACGTCGTCGAGATCCGCCTCGCCCAGATCGAGGCTTCCCGCGGTCGTGTAGCCGAACATCGGTGAGATGTAGATCTCGCGAGCCTCAGACCGCGAAGCCGCGCCCGCGAGCGCGAATGCGAGAGCGAAGATCGGGATCCAGGATTTTCTCGACCTCATGGTTCCGTTCCTTTCGTTCGGGTTAGGACGCCTGCGGCCTTTCGATCGTCACTTTCAAGATCTTTCCCGTGAATCGGTTGTCACCTTGCTTGTACTCCTCCGTCACCGGCGTCTCGTTGTCCATTCCGACGTCGACGCCCTCATCGGCGGAGTAGACGTACGGCATCGTCTTCGGAACGAGCGCCTCGGCCACCGGCTTCCCGTCCACGCTGAGGCGGCTCACTCCGCCGGAGCCCGGCTTGCCGCCTGCATAGGCGAAGTCGTACCGCACGGTGTGTTTCCCGGGCGCGAGCGCCGTGGGCGAGGACGCCGTGGTTCGTTCCAGGCCCCCGAAGTTGTAGACGTGGTGCACGCGTCCGCCCTTCATGTAGAGCGACCAGCCCCCGAACCGTCCTGCCTGGGCGATGATCACGCCGTTCGCGCCGCCCGCCGGAACTTCCACCTCCGCCGTGATCGAGTACGAGCGCCCCTTCACGTTGAGGAAGGCGTTCTCCGCGATCCCGTGCATCCCCTCGTACAGCGTGAGCGAGTTGCGCGGGCCCATGAGATCGGGCCGTCCCGCGATCGCGGCGTCGAACCGTTCCGAGCGGCGGTCGTCGAGAGGGAAGACGTGGTTCCGGATCGCTTCCTTCTCGAACACTCCCTGGAGCTCCTTCAGCTTCTGCGGGTTCTTCGCCGCGAGATCGTTCGCCTGGCTGAAGTCCTCGTCCACGTGATAGAGCTCCCAGCGGTCCTCGGCAAAGCTCGGGAGCGGCACCATGAGCCACGGAATCGAGTGGCGCGTGGCCGCGACCCATCCCTCGTGATAGATGGCCCGGTTCCCGAACATCTCGAAGTACTGAGTCGTGCGGCGGTCCTTCGCCTTTGGATCGTCGAACGCGTACCGCATCGAGACGCCGTCCATGGGCCGCTGCTTCACGCCGTTGACGAAGGTCGGCTCCGGAAGCCCCGCCGCCTCGAGCGCGGTCGGCGCGACGTCGATCACGTGATGGAACTGGGACCGCACTTCGCCGTGAGCGTTCTGGATCCGCGCGGGCCAGTGGACCACCATCGGATTCCGGGTTCCGCCGAAGTGGGACGCGACCTGCTTCGTCCACTGGAAGGGCGTGTTCCCCGCGTGCGCCCAGCCGATCGAGTAGTGGGGGAACGTCATCGGGCCGCCCCACTCGTCGATGTGTCCGATCTGGGATGAGAGGTCGCTCACGATGCCGTTCAGCGCCAGCATCTCGTTGTACGAGCCCTCCGGCCCGCCCTCGGCGCTCGCGCCGTTGTCGCCCCAGATGTAGAAGAAGAGCGTGTCGTCGAGCTCGCCAATGTCCTCGAGCGCCTGGACGAGACGGCCCACCTCATGATCCGTGTGCTCCGCGAACCCGGCGAAGGTCTCCATCTGGCGCGTGAGGAGCCGCTTCTGATCGGGCGAGAGCGGATCCCACGCCGGGATCTCCGCCGGCCGGGCCGTGAGCTTCGTGTTCGGCGGCACGACGCCGAGCTGGATCTGGCGCGCGAGCGTCTCCTCGCGCAGCTTGTCCCAGCCCTGGTCGAACTTGCCCTTGTACTTGTCGATCCATTCCTTCGGCACGTGGTGCGGCGCGTGGGTCGCGCCGGTGGCGAAGTAGATGTAGAAGGGTTTGTCCGGAGTGAGGGACTGCTGGAACCGGGTCCACGCGATCGCCTGGTTCGTCATGTCGGTCGTGAAGTGGTAGTTCGGGTCCGCCGCGTGCTCCACGCGCGTCACGCCGTCGTAGATCGCCGGCGCCCACTGGTTCGTCTCCCCGCCGATGAATCCGTAGAACTTGTCGAAGCCGGAGCCCGTCGGCCAGCGATCGTACGGGCCCGACACCGACACCTCCCACGGCGCGGTCTCGTGGTACTTCCCGAACGCCGCGGTGCTGTAGCCGTTCATGCGGAGGATCTGCGCGAGCGGCGTGACGCTTTGCGGCCGCACCCCCGTGTTCCCGGGGAAGCCGG from Candidatus Eisenbacteria bacterium includes:
- a CDS encoding arylsulfatase, translating into MSRARSVASSRSPLSRCLGTLACLVLLAAGCHRAGSTAQRAASGEPDRTVLPIAEPAYPAIAEMDARKAKAPARFEVNAPQGAPNVVIVLIDDTGFGQSSAFGGPIHTPTLERLASRGLRFNRFHTTALCSPTRTALLTGRNHHVNNAGAIMELATGFPGNTGVRPQSVTPLAQILRMNGYSTAAFGKYHETAPWEVSVSGPYDRWPTGSGFDKFYGFIGGETNQWAPAIYDGVTRVEHAADPNYHFTTDMTNQAIAWTRFQQSLTPDKPFYIYFATGATHAPHHVPKEWIDKYKGKFDQGWDKLREETLARQIQLGVVPPNTKLTARPAEIPAWDPLSPDQKRLLTRQMETFAGFAEHTDHEVGRLVQALEDIGELDDTLFFYIWGDNGASAEGGPEGSYNEMLALNGIVSDLSSQIGHIDEWGGPMTFPHYSIGWAHAGNTPFQWTKQVASHFGGTRNPMVVHWPARIQNAHGEVRSQFHHVIDVAPTALEAAGLPEPTFVNGVKQRPMDGVSMRYAFDDPKAKDRRTTQYFEMFGNRAIYHEGWVAATRHSIPWLMVPLPSFAEDRWELYHVDEDFSQANDLAAKNPQKLKELQGVFEKEAIRNHVFPLDDRRSERFDAAIAGRPDLMGPRNSLTLYEGMHGIAENAFLNVKGRSYSITAEVEVPAGGANGVIIAQAGRFGGWSLYMKGGRVHHVYNFGGLERTTASSPTALAPGKHTVRYDFAYAGGKPGSGGVSRLSVDGKPVAEALVPKTMPYVYSADEGVDVGMDNETPVTEEYKQGDNRFTGKILKVTIERPQAS
- a CDS encoding outer membrane beta-barrel protein — encoded protein: MRSRKSWIPIFALAFALAGAASRSEAREIYISPMFGYTTAGSLDLGEADLDDVKIEGGLTWGGQLGFSASPGFTFEASYMQQETELSINGDNINPSAERAFELQVAQLHGNFLFEKIGYGSTTRPYFLLGLGATFFNPSGDFDTESRFSFSIGAGVKIEASEKIGLKIQGKYNPTYLDEDYGGVWCDPFYCYQVSDPDYLDQGEFAAGLTYKLGSD